The proteins below come from a single Triticum aestivum cultivar Chinese Spring chromosome 5D, IWGSC CS RefSeq v2.1, whole genome shotgun sequence genomic window:
- the LOC123123640 gene encoding guanosine deaminase, whose protein sequence is MWTDAPASMLHQPSASASDDRAPAPTPAALPFPPPLPRTDGAGPTDAHLVARSADPLPSSSHPLAMEEAKAAQDRDHKFLSIAVEEAYRAVDCGHGRPFGAVVVRNDEVVVSCHNMVLKNTDPTAHAELTAIREACKKLGKIELSDCEMYASCEPCPMCFSAVHLSRIKRLVYGAKAEAAVAIGFDAFIADALGGTGHYRTANLEIKRADGNGALLAEQVFENTKGKFRLK, encoded by the exons ATGTGGACCGATGCTCCAGCTTCAATGCTTCATCAGCCTTCCGCGTCGGCGAGCGACGACCGAGCACCAGCACCAACACCAGCAGCTCTTCCCTTTCCTCCCCCACTCCCACGGACGGACGGGGCAGGGCCGACCGACGCGCATCTCGTCGCTCGCTCCGCCGAcccgctcccctcctcctcccaTCCGCTCGCCATGGAGGAAGCCAAAG CTGCACAAGATAGAGATCACAAGTTCTTATCGATAGCGGTAGAAGAAGCTTACCGAGCAGTCGACTGTGGCCATGGACGCCCATTTGGTGCGGTCGTAGTCCGCAACGACGAAGTAGTAGTCAGTTGCCATAACATGGTTTTGAAGAACACTGATCCAACTGCACATGCTGAGTTAACTGCAATAAGAGAG GCTTGCAAAAAGCTTGGAAAGATTGAGCTGTCGGATTGCGAAATGTATGCATCCTGCGAACCTTGTCCGATGTGTTTTAGCGCTGTTCATCTATCCCGGATCAAG AGGCTGGTGTATGGAGCCAAGGCAGAAGCTGCCGTTGCCATTGGATTTGACGCCTTCATTGCTGATGCTCTCGGAGGAACTGGGCACTACCGTACGgccaacctggagataaagcgagCAGATGGGAATGGAGCCCTGCTTGCTGAACAGGTCTTTGAGAACACCAAGGGGAAATTTCGATTGAAATAA